From one Microlunatus sp. Gsoil 973 genomic stretch:
- a CDS encoding ABC transporter ATP-binding protein translates to MELSGVSQIFQTKKGERPAVRDVTLTVNAGEVLCLVGESGCGKTTTARMAAGLAKPTGGTVAYNGEDIWSMDKDRFADFRTAVQYVHQDPYASLNPIRSVFKSVSAPLRKHGLAKNNRQAWDQSAELLRRVDLTPPESYLGKFPHQLSGGQRQRVSVARALSLNPKLIIADESTSMLDVSIRVGMLNMLGRLRDELGVGFIFITHDLAIAKYFGWEGRTAVMYLGRVVEYGPTQKVINDPEHPYTRALLNAVPEPDPDVAAQKLPGGGLRSADIPSLAALPSGCTFHPRCPLFEEGVCDVISPELSLIDSRREVACHVVARESRRAASDMPAGVSS, encoded by the coding sequence ATGGAACTCAGCGGTGTGTCGCAGATCTTCCAGACCAAGAAGGGCGAGCGGCCCGCGGTCCGGGATGTGACGTTGACCGTGAACGCCGGTGAGGTGCTGTGCCTGGTCGGCGAGTCCGGCTGTGGCAAGACCACCACGGCGCGGATGGCCGCGGGCCTGGCCAAGCCGACCGGTGGCACCGTCGCCTACAACGGCGAGGACATCTGGTCGATGGACAAGGACCGCTTCGCCGATTTCCGCACCGCGGTGCAGTACGTGCACCAGGACCCGTACGCCTCGCTGAACCCGATTCGCAGTGTCTTCAAGTCGGTGTCCGCGCCGCTACGCAAACACGGCCTGGCCAAGAACAATCGCCAGGCGTGGGACCAGTCCGCGGAGTTGCTCCGGCGGGTCGACCTGACGCCGCCGGAGAGTTACCTGGGCAAATTCCCGCATCAGCTCTCCGGTGGTCAGCGGCAGCGCGTCTCGGTTGCCCGGGCGCTGTCCTTGAACCCCAAGTTGATCATCGCCGACGAGTCCACCTCGATGCTCGACGTGTCGATCCGGGTCGGCATGTTGAACATGCTCGGCAGGCTTCGCGACGAACTCGGCGTCGGCTTCATCTTCATCACCCACGACCTGGCGATCGCCAAGTACTTCGGGTGGGAGGGCCGGACGGCGGTGATGTACCTCGGACGGGTGGTCGAGTACGGCCCGACCCAGAAGGTGATCAACGATCCGGAACATCCCTACACCCGCGCACTGCTGAACGCCGTGCCGGAACCGGATCCTGATGTCGCCGCGCAGAAGCTTCCGGGCGGCGGGCTGCGCAGTGCGGACATTCCGAGCCTTGCTGCGCTGCCCAGCGGCTGCACCTTCCATCCACGCTGCCCGTTGTTCGAGGAGGGCGTCTGCGACGTAATCTCACCTGAGCTCAGCTTGATCGACTCCCGGCGCGAAGTCGCCTGTCACGTAGTGGCCAGGGAATCGCGTCGGGCGGCTTCCGATATGCCGGCGGGAGTCAGCAGCTAA
- a CDS encoding ABC transporter substrate-binding protein: protein MSEPNGISRRDLFGLVGLSSLGAVGVGAVGAGCAPAKPKAGADGGTGGSSTGGEFHAGTLYLPVPQGNYNCAGQPFVKIPNAILFSGNYGDLVMLPSAFYHWKEQTWDLYLVDSFALDQASNTYTVKIKSDLTWSDGKPITAQDYLTTFWCQWVLGSPLWDYIDKIAAPDDHTFTMKMNQPAPVVERYLLHSNIIPTQQYGDIAEQARKIAEGGGSASSEPAAALNTKLVKYQPENYIASGPFTIDYKSMSNSQLTLIKNTHGYAADRVKFDRIVIYNGETPEISPLVLSKDIDYATNGFPVASAKQFESLGYEILRPPTYSGPALYMSFDKQPEFTDVRVRQALNHAIDHARNGSTALGSSGKPTKYYSGFSDFLVDAWVSPDQKSALNDYGYDQDKAASLLEAAGWKRSGNSWRLPNGKAAAYELLFPSDYADWSGAAKDLGEQLTKFGIPIKLRGVVSTQQPINVYKSDFQLAIQAWGNSAQPYPYFSFVAAFLNYNYPLAKNNGGRGIDYALKRNVAGFGKVDIQKLIEATGSGTDQDTLIANTTKLARIFNAELPIIPLFERLGNSPALNGVRVKNFPTNDDPLITNSLYADNLVILAMLSGELEPVAK from the coding sequence ATGAGTGAACCGAACGGCATTTCCCGCCGCGACCTGTTCGGACTGGTCGGGCTGTCGTCCCTCGGAGCCGTCGGCGTGGGAGCCGTCGGAGCCGGATGTGCGCCGGCCAAGCCGAAGGCCGGCGCCGACGGCGGCACGGGAGGATCGAGCACCGGTGGCGAGTTCCATGCCGGCACGCTCTACCTGCCCGTCCCCCAGGGCAACTACAACTGCGCCGGGCAGCCCTTCGTCAAGATCCCGAACGCGATCCTGTTCTCCGGCAACTACGGAGATCTGGTGATGCTGCCGAGCGCCTTCTACCACTGGAAGGAGCAGACCTGGGATCTGTATCTGGTCGACTCCTTCGCACTGGACCAGGCGAGCAACACCTACACCGTCAAGATCAAATCCGATCTGACCTGGAGTGACGGGAAGCCGATCACCGCCCAGGATTATCTGACCACGTTCTGGTGCCAGTGGGTGCTCGGTTCCCCGTTGTGGGACTACATCGACAAGATCGCCGCACCTGACGATCACACGTTCACGATGAAGATGAACCAGCCGGCCCCGGTGGTGGAGCGCTATCTGCTGCACAGCAACATCATTCCGACCCAGCAGTACGGCGACATCGCCGAGCAGGCACGCAAGATCGCTGAGGGCGGCGGGTCCGCATCGTCAGAGCCGGCGGCCGCGTTGAACACCAAGCTGGTGAAGTATCAGCCGGAGAACTACATCGCCAGCGGACCGTTCACCATCGACTACAAGTCGATGAGCAACAGCCAGCTGACGTTGATCAAGAACACCCACGGGTATGCAGCGGACCGGGTGAAGTTCGACCGGATCGTGATCTACAACGGCGAGACGCCGGAGATCTCGCCGCTGGTGCTCAGCAAGGACATCGACTACGCCACCAACGGCTTCCCGGTGGCCTCGGCCAAGCAGTTCGAAAGCCTCGGCTATGAGATCCTCCGTCCGCCGACCTACTCCGGGCCGGCGCTCTACATGAGCTTCGACAAGCAGCCGGAGTTCACCGACGTCAGGGTCCGGCAGGCGTTGAACCACGCGATCGACCATGCCCGCAACGGCTCCACCGCATTGGGATCGTCCGGCAAACCGACCAAGTACTACAGCGGATTCTCCGACTTCCTGGTCGACGCCTGGGTCAGCCCGGATCAGAAGTCGGCGCTGAACGACTACGGCTACGACCAGGACAAGGCCGCTTCACTGCTGGAGGCAGCCGGTTGGAAGCGTTCCGGCAACTCCTGGCGGCTGCCGAACGGGAAGGCCGCCGCCTACGAGCTGCTCTTCCCGTCGGACTACGCGGACTGGAGCGGGGCGGCCAAGGACCTGGGCGAGCAACTGACCAAGTTCGGCATCCCGATCAAGCTGCGTGGCGTGGTTTCCACCCAGCAGCCGATCAACGTCTACAAGAGCGACTTCCAGTTGGCGATCCAAGCCTGGGGCAACTCCGCCCAGCCGTACCCGTACTTCTCCTTCGTCGCCGCCTTCCTCAACTACAACTATCCGCTGGCGAAGAACAACGGGGGCCGGGGGATCGACTACGCGCTGAAACGCAACGTCGCCGGCTTCGGCAAGGTCGACATCCAGAAGCTGATCGAGGCGACGGGCAGCGGGACCGACCAGGACACCCTCATCGCCAACACCACCAAGCTGGCGCGCATCTTCAACGCCGAGTTGCCGATCATTCCGCTCTTCGAACGGCTCGGGAACTCACCGGCGCTGAACGGGGTCCGGGTGAAGAACTTCCCGACCAACGACGATCCGTTGATCACCAACTCGCTCTACGCCGACAACCTGGTGATCCTGGCGATGTTGAGCGGGGAGCTGGAGCCGGTCGCCAAGTAG
- a CDS encoding ABC transporter substrate-binding protein, with the protein MTEPTGVSRRNLLQIMGLSTVGVAGLGAAAACAPANTNTGGNNKPGGSGNQASGGEYHGAYPYTQPPQGHFNLAGQPYVGVPNAIFIGPYSDLVNLPSGYYRWKDQTWQLFLLDSYSLDKASNTYTLKIKSGLKWSDGSPLTSQDYLTTFYCQFALNGQLWQQISKIDAPDDNTVTVVMDKPAMVVERYLLRSNIISTATFGKFADRAKAIVEAGADTSSDEFSKLNQDLVNFKPDKLISNGPFNYDFATINATQLNLVKVKDGTLADTVRFDKLLIYNGETPTVTPLVLSKDVDYATHGFPVASEKQFESLGYKILRSPVYSGPALYFSYDKVPEFKDYKVRQALIQAFDHKQNGTVALGESGAPITYYTGFSDNLVDQWITADGKGKLKQYQFDQDAAAKGLESAGWKRQGNAWKLPSGKAAAYELIYPSDFADWSGAAKDLAEQLTKFGVKITLHGIESTQITPQEQKSNFQLAINAWGSSTHPYPYFSFVTNFLNMNYPITKNVGGKGMNFPLKTSVPGMGTVDIQELINKSGEGIDEAEVQKNATTLAIVFNTLLPILPLFERHANAPALDGVRVAKFPDPDDPIVQNSLYADNPVIYGMLTGSIEPKA; encoded by the coding sequence GTGACTGAACCAACGGGCGTGTCCCGACGGAATCTGTTGCAGATTATGGGCTTGTCGACCGTTGGCGTCGCAGGTCTCGGTGCTGCCGCGGCGTGCGCCCCGGCCAATACCAACACTGGGGGAAACAACAAACCTGGCGGCTCCGGCAACCAGGCGTCCGGCGGCGAGTACCACGGCGCCTACCCGTACACCCAGCCACCGCAGGGTCATTTCAACCTGGCCGGGCAGCCGTACGTCGGCGTGCCGAACGCCATCTTCATCGGTCCGTACAGCGACCTGGTCAACCTGCCCAGCGGCTACTACCGGTGGAAGGACCAGACCTGGCAGCTGTTCCTGCTCGACTCCTACAGCCTCGACAAGGCTTCCAACACCTACACGTTGAAGATCAAGTCGGGCTTGAAGTGGAGCGACGGTTCGCCGTTGACCTCCCAGGACTACCTGACCACCTTCTACTGCCAGTTCGCCCTCAACGGCCAGCTCTGGCAGCAGATCAGCAAGATCGACGCGCCGGACGACAACACCGTGACCGTGGTGATGGACAAGCCGGCGATGGTGGTGGAGCGCTACTTGCTGCGCAGCAACATCATCTCCACCGCGACCTTCGGCAAGTTCGCCGATCGTGCCAAGGCGATCGTCGAGGCCGGTGCCGACACCAGCTCTGACGAGTTCTCCAAGCTCAACCAGGATCTGGTGAACTTCAAGCCGGACAAGCTGATCTCCAACGGTCCGTTCAACTACGACTTCGCGACGATCAACGCCACCCAGCTCAACCTGGTCAAGGTCAAGGACGGGACGCTGGCCGACACGGTCAGGTTCGACAAGCTGCTGATCTACAACGGCGAGACCCCGACCGTCACGCCGCTCGTGCTGAGCAAGGACGTGGACTATGCCACCCACGGTTTCCCGGTGGCATCGGAGAAGCAGTTCGAGTCGCTGGGTTACAAGATCCTGCGCTCGCCTGTCTACTCGGGCCCCGCCCTCTACTTCTCCTATGACAAGGTGCCGGAATTCAAGGACTACAAGGTCCGGCAGGCACTGATCCAGGCCTTCGACCACAAGCAGAACGGCACCGTCGCGTTGGGTGAGTCGGGTGCACCGATCACCTACTACACGGGCTTCTCCGACAACCTGGTGGATCAGTGGATCACCGCCGACGGCAAGGGCAAGTTGAAGCAGTACCAGTTCGACCAGGATGCCGCGGCCAAGGGTCTGGAATCGGCCGGCTGGAAGCGTCAGGGCAATGCTTGGAAGCTGCCCAGCGGCAAGGCCGCGGCTTATGAGTTGATCTACCCGTCCGACTTCGCGGACTGGAGCGGCGCGGCCAAGGACCTGGCCGAGCAGCTGACCAAGTTCGGTGTCAAGATCACCTTGCACGGCATCGAGTCGACCCAGATCACGCCGCAGGAACAGAAGAGCAACTTCCAGCTCGCGATCAACGCCTGGGGCAGCTCGACCCACCCGTACCCGTACTTCTCCTTCGTCACCAACTTCCTCAACATGAACTACCCGATCACCAAGAACGTCGGTGGGAAGGGCATGAACTTCCCGCTCAAGACGAGCGTGCCGGGGATGGGAACGGTCGACATCCAGGAGTTGATCAACAAGTCCGGTGAGGGTATCGACGAGGCGGAGGTGCAGAAGAACGCCACGACTCTGGCGATCGTCTTCAACACCCTGCTGCCGATCCTGCCACTCTTCGAACGCCACGCGAATGCTCCGGCGCTCGACGGAGTGCGGGTGGCGAAGTTCCCGGATCCGGATGACCCGATCGTCCAGAACTCGCTGTATGCCGACAACCCGGTCATCTACGGCATGTTGACCGGTTCCATCGAGCCGAAGGCCTGA
- a CDS encoding ROK family protein: MAAAGPMRSANRSAVLSVLLSGRLLDRNQIIDSSQLSRATVFRIVDDLRGSGLVTEHELKPPPGPGRPPIGIQLVAGARRVCGVDLGGTRCRLVLSDLLGRTIARSEHRTPGDLDGAGLAAWIAARVADLGAESVQAGPLGAVAIGLPGAISGDSSTVVASQNLPPIRGAGFIKALHRAIGVPVTVENDSNLALLGELRYGTLAPDETVSLLAIGTGLGSATAIDGHVLRSRDGRLGEFGRLNLPGSKVRIRDLVSGAGLVGYAQECGFDISDAREVLVDTVRYSGLHRQVTEALVHLVAIVALAYEPRAVLLTGGFSHGLDETLLQRVSAEVTGIVGVPVSLRRTSLGDHAGLYGALASALDGLYRALGVLPDHLDSIEVDRALVTDLFDHAAADERKES; the protein is encoded by the coding sequence ATGGCTGCTGCCGGTCCGATGCGCTCCGCCAATCGCAGTGCGGTGTTGTCAGTGCTGCTGTCCGGCCGTCTGCTGGATCGCAATCAGATCATCGACAGCTCGCAGCTCAGCCGCGCCACCGTATTCCGGATCGTCGACGACCTGCGGGGATCCGGTCTGGTGACCGAGCACGAGCTGAAACCGCCGCCGGGCCCGGGCCGACCGCCGATCGGTATCCAGCTGGTGGCCGGTGCGCGCCGGGTCTGCGGTGTTGATCTTGGCGGGACCCGATGCCGGCTGGTGCTGTCGGACCTGCTCGGCCGGACGATCGCGCGGTCAGAGCATCGGACTCCTGGTGATCTTGACGGTGCCGGTCTGGCCGCGTGGATCGCGGCCCGGGTCGCCGATCTGGGTGCCGAGTCGGTGCAGGCCGGGCCGCTGGGTGCGGTGGCGATCGGCCTGCCGGGTGCGATCTCGGGTGACAGCAGCACGGTGGTCGCCTCACAGAACCTGCCACCGATCCGCGGAGCCGGCTTCATCAAGGCCCTGCACCGGGCGATCGGGGTGCCGGTGACCGTCGAGAACGACTCCAACCTGGCGCTGCTCGGCGAACTGCGGTACGGCACGCTGGCGCCCGACGAAACGGTGAGCCTGTTGGCGATCGGCACCGGACTGGGATCGGCGACCGCGATCGACGGACACGTCCTGCGCAGCCGCGACGGTCGGCTGGGGGAGTTCGGTCGGTTGAACCTGCCGGGCTCCAAGGTCCGGATCCGGGACCTCGTGTCCGGAGCCGGACTGGTCGGCTACGCCCAGGAGTGCGGCTTCGACATCAGCGATGCGCGCGAGGTGCTGGTCGACACCGTCCGCTACAGCGGACTGCACCGGCAGGTCACCGAGGCGCTGGTGCATCTGGTGGCGATCGTCGCCCTGGCGTACGAGCCGCGGGCGGTGCTGCTGACCGGGGGCTTCTCCCACGGCCTGGACGAAACACTGCTGCAGCGGGTCAGCGCCGAGGTGACCGGCATCGTCGGCGTCCCGGTCAGTCTGCGCCGCACCTCCCTTGGGGATCATGCCGGACTGTACGGGGCGCTGGCCTCGGCGCTCGACGGGTTGTACCGGGCGCTGGGCGTCCTGCCGGACCATCTGGATTCGATCGAGGTCGACCGGGCACTGGTTACCGATCTCTTCGACCACGCAGCCGCTGACGAACGAAAGGAGTCATGA
- a CDS encoding DNA topoisomerase (ATP-hydrolyzing) subunit A, protein MAARKTQTPPPDDAAERIVDIDVRSEMETSYLEYAYSVIYTRALPDARDGLKPVQRRILYSMRDMRVYPDRPHVKCARVVGQVMGVLHPHGDGAIYDALVRMAQPWVMRLPMVDGHGNFGSLDAGPAAMRYTECRMAPPAMVMTDGLDKDTVDFKNNYDGKETEPVVLPAAYPNLLVNGANGIAVGMATNCAPHNLVEVVQALRHLLKHPNATLDTLMRFIPGPDLPTGGKIIGLDGVREAYETGRGSFKIRATARVEQVTPRRKGIVITELPYNVGPEKIIEQVKSLVGSKKLQGIADLKDLTDLANGTRLVIEVKNGFNPDALLEQLYRLTKLEDSFAINAVALVDEQPRTLPLKDLLEVYLSHRLEVVLRRTTFDRDKAVERLHLVEGLLIAIVDIDDVIAIIRGSDDAAAARARLIEVFELTETQANYILDMQLRRLTKYSKIELEQERDQLQNTIAELTEIIDNDDQLRTLVGNELAEVAKQFGTPRRTILLSSSGVTATATATPLEVPDDPCWVLLSSAGLLARTENAEPLPTEGGRSNHDVIVSAVRTTARGEYGLITSAGRMIRGNALDLPTVPVTANAPNLQGGAHVTELTAAAEPGERILALARLDEDASTIALGTRRGVVKRVNPEVLGRDAWDIVRLDDGDEVVGAVELADDSTELIFISDDAQLLHFPASAVRPQGRSGGGIAGIKLGAGRSVVSFGAVPSGADAIVVTVAGSSDALPGTDAGTIKVTPFAEYPGKGRATGGVRCHRFLKGEDTLHFAWAGQIPAVAAADSGAPIDLPAADGRRDGSGSPAAQPVAAAATRVIGR, encoded by the coding sequence ATGGCTGCTCGCAAGACCCAGACGCCACCCCCGGACGACGCCGCGGAGAGGATCGTCGACATCGACGTCCGCTCCGAGATGGAGACCAGTTACCTGGAGTACGCCTACTCGGTGATCTACACCCGGGCACTCCCGGACGCCCGGGACGGGCTGAAACCCGTTCAGCGCCGGATCCTCTACTCGATGCGCGACATGCGGGTCTACCCCGATCGGCCGCACGTGAAGTGCGCACGGGTGGTCGGTCAGGTGATGGGTGTGTTGCACCCGCACGGCGACGGTGCGATCTACGACGCCCTGGTCCGGATGGCCCAGCCCTGGGTGATGCGGCTGCCGATGGTCGACGGGCACGGCAACTTCGGGTCGCTGGACGCCGGTCCGGCGGCGATGCGATACACCGAGTGCCGGATGGCGCCACCCGCGATGGTGATGACCGACGGGCTGGACAAGGACACCGTCGACTTCAAGAACAACTACGACGGCAAGGAGACCGAGCCGGTCGTCCTGCCGGCGGCCTACCCCAACCTGCTGGTCAACGGCGCCAACGGGATCGCGGTCGGCATGGCCACGAACTGCGCGCCACACAACCTGGTCGAGGTGGTCCAGGCGCTGCGGCATCTGCTCAAACATCCCAACGCCACACTCGATACGCTGATGCGCTTCATCCCGGGCCCGGATCTGCCCACCGGCGGCAAGATCATCGGCCTGGACGGCGTACGGGAAGCGTACGAGACCGGCAGGGGATCCTTCAAGATCAGGGCAACGGCCCGAGTCGAGCAGGTCACCCCGCGGCGCAAGGGAATCGTGATCACCGAGCTGCCCTACAACGTCGGGCCGGAGAAGATCATCGAGCAGGTCAAGTCGCTGGTCGGGTCGAAGAAACTGCAGGGCATCGCGGATCTGAAGGACCTCACCGACCTGGCCAACGGCACCCGGTTGGTGATCGAGGTTAAGAACGGGTTCAATCCTGACGCCCTGCTCGAGCAGCTCTACCGGCTGACCAAACTCGAGGACTCGTTCGCGATCAATGCGGTTGCCCTGGTCGACGAACAGCCCAGAACCCTTCCACTGAAGGATCTGCTGGAGGTCTACCTCAGCCATCGGCTCGAGGTCGTCCTGCGCCGCACGACCTTCGACCGCGACAAGGCGGTCGAGCGACTGCATCTGGTCGAAGGGCTGTTGATCGCGATCGTCGACATCGACGACGTGATCGCGATCATCCGCGGTTCGGACGATGCCGCGGCCGCCCGGGCACGGTTGATCGAGGTCTTCGAACTCACCGAGACCCAGGCCAACTACATCCTGGACATGCAGCTGCGGCGGCTGACCAAGTACTCCAAGATCGAACTGGAGCAGGAACGCGACCAGCTGCAGAACACCATCGCGGAGCTGACCGAGATCATCGACAACGATGATCAGCTCCGCACCCTGGTCGGCAACGAGCTGGCCGAGGTGGCCAAACAGTTCGGCACCCCGCGCCGTACCATCCTGTTGTCCTCCAGCGGCGTCACCGCGACGGCCACCGCGACTCCGCTCGAGGTGCCCGACGACCCGTGTTGGGTGCTGCTCTCCTCCGCCGGTCTGCTCGCCCGCACCGAGAACGCCGAGCCGCTGCCGACCGAGGGCGGGCGGAGCAACCACGATGTGATCGTTTCCGCGGTCCGCACCACCGCCCGCGGGGAGTACGGCCTGATCACCAGCGCCGGTCGGATGATCCGCGGCAATGCCCTCGACCTGCCGACGGTGCCGGTGACCGCCAACGCGCCGAACCTGCAGGGCGGTGCCCATGTCACCGAACTGACCGCCGCCGCCGAACCCGGTGAAAGGATCCTGGCCCTGGCGAGGCTGGACGAGGATGCATCAACGATCGCACTGGGCACCCGCCGCGGTGTGGTGAAGCGGGTCAATCCCGAGGTACTCGGCCGGGACGCGTGGGACATCGTCCGGCTCGACGACGGCGACGAAGTCGTCGGCGCGGTGGAGCTGGCCGACGACTCGACGGAGTTGATCTTCATCTCCGACGACGCCCAACTTCTGCACTTCCCGGCCTCGGCGGTACGACCGCAGGGGCGTTCCGGCGGCGGCATCGCCGGGATCAAACTGGGCGCCGGTCGGTCGGTGGTCTCCTTCGGCGCCGTACCGTCCGGTGCCGACGCGATCGTCGTGACGGTCGCGGGTAGCAGTGATGCGCTACCCGGCACCGACGCGGGAACGATCAAGGTCACCCCGTTCGCGGAGTATCCCGGCAAGGGCCGGGCTACCGGAGGCGTACGGTGTCACCGCTTCCTGAAGGGCGAGGACACCCTGCACTTCGCCTGGGCCGGTCAGATCCCTGCCGTGGCTGCGGCCGACAGTGGTGCTCCGATCGATCTGCCGGCGGCCGACGGTCGCCGCGACGGCTCCGGCTCGCCGGCGGCGCAGCCGGTCGCTGCCGCGGCGACCCGGGTCATCGGTCGGTAG
- a CDS encoding glycoside hydrolase family 3 protein, producing the protein MASVEHLADAVLFPSLGRPTVANWIHQPVAAGLGGFVLFGREATSGDQLRRLTGELRSLAPGTHIAVDEEGGDVSRLEATGMISTPGNLALGRIDDLEVTRECAVQLGLALRSVGVDWNFAPAVDVAVNPLTPNGVRCFGNDRARVGEHAAAWVDGLQSTGVSACAKHFPGHGLSGTDAHLGTPDLELSRAELVDAYLDPFRTVIAAGVDSIMVSHPRVPALDDYPASISKPVITGLLRDELGYDGVVITDALEMQGVALVADLPRAAVLALQAGADALCLGSWSFGDDVETCVAAITAAVASGDLDRKQLERSVERLEQIGSREPTVTGEPDHQLGFRLARQAIEVDGQPELRGAAVLVVRLEPGISPAAGRGHGDVEGLLESRGLIVERIAVAGETYNGEGMVRAGISEFRSEYGSDGEVIVLVRSPHRYQWQQRLLDEILQTTKDVIVLDMGLVDRDFSATRAWIRTFGGSSACATAAADLLRPEQWR; encoded by the coding sequence ATGGCGAGCGTCGAACACCTTGCCGACGCCGTGCTGTTCCCCTCCCTGGGCCGGCCGACCGTGGCGAACTGGATCCACCAGCCGGTTGCCGCCGGACTGGGCGGCTTCGTGCTCTTCGGCCGGGAGGCCACCTCCGGTGATCAACTTCGTCGGTTGACCGGCGAGTTGCGCAGCCTTGCCCCTGGAACCCACATCGCTGTCGACGAGGAGGGTGGTGACGTCAGCCGCCTGGAGGCCACCGGGATGATCAGCACGCCGGGCAACCTCGCGCTGGGTCGTATCGATGATCTCGAGGTCACGCGGGAGTGCGCGGTCCAGCTCGGCCTTGCCCTGCGCAGTGTCGGAGTGGACTGGAACTTCGCCCCGGCTGTTGACGTGGCTGTCAACCCGTTGACCCCCAACGGCGTCCGGTGCTTCGGCAATGATCGCGCCCGGGTCGGCGAACACGCGGCGGCATGGGTCGACGGGCTGCAGTCCACCGGAGTCAGCGCCTGCGCCAAGCACTTCCCGGGTCACGGTCTCAGCGGCACCGACGCGCACCTGGGCACACCCGATCTCGAGCTCTCCAGGGCCGAACTGGTCGACGCCTACCTCGATCCGTTCCGTACGGTGATCGCCGCCGGGGTGGATTCGATCATGGTCTCCCACCCGCGGGTACCAGCCCTCGACGACTATCCGGCCTCCATCAGCAAGCCGGTGATCACCGGGCTGCTCCGGGACGAACTCGGCTACGACGGTGTGGTGATCACGGACGCCCTGGAGATGCAGGGAGTCGCCCTCGTCGCGGACCTGCCGCGAGCCGCGGTCCTCGCCCTGCAGGCCGGGGCCGACGCACTCTGCCTCGGCTCCTGGTCCTTCGGCGACGACGTGGAGACCTGTGTCGCGGCGATCACCGCCGCAGTAGCCTCCGGTGACCTCGATCGCAAACAGCTGGAGCGCTCCGTGGAACGGCTGGAGCAGATCGGCTCACGGGAACCGACGGTGACCGGCGAACCTGATCACCAGCTTGGATTCCGTCTTGCGCGACAGGCGATCGAAGTCGACGGACAGCCGGAACTGCGGGGCGCGGCGGTGCTGGTCGTACGCCTGGAGCCGGGGATCTCGCCGGCCGCCGGACGCGGGCACGGTGATGTCGAGGGGCTGCTGGAGTCCAGGGGGCTCATCGTCGAGCGGATCGCTGTCGCGGGGGAGACGTACAACGGCGAGGGCATGGTGCGCGCCGGTATCTCCGAATTCCGGTCGGAGTACGGCAGTGACGGCGAGGTCATCGTGCTGGTCCGCAGCCCGCATCGCTACCAGTGGCAGCAGCGGCTGCTGGACGAGATCCTCCAGACCACCAAGGATGTGATCGTCCTGGACATGGGGCTGGTGGATCGCGACTTCTCCGCGACCAGGGCGTGGATCAGGACCTTCGGCGGATCGTCCGCCTGCGCCACCGCGGCGGCTGACCTGCTCAGGCCGGAGCAGTGGCGATGA
- a CDS encoding N-acetylglucosamine-6-phosphate deacetylase yields MSTPTVFTDARMVLPDRVLHGWLEIDDGRISSLGPGGPPAGAARSVDLGGRYLAPGLVDVHCHGAAGSVVYTGSADDLEQVAGAHLQHGTTSMLASVATLPSDVMIRAAEVIGHAVRQTAAANLAGLHLEGPFLSQVRRGAQLETALLAPDPALTGRLLDAAGDIPIMMTIAPELDGAISLIEDFAGRCRFAIGHTDASYRQVIAAIDAGARHVTHLFNGMAPLEHRNPGPIAAALTDRRVSYELIADGHHIPDPGAGNGG; encoded by the coding sequence ATGAGCACGCCGACGGTGTTCACCGATGCCAGGATGGTGCTGCCCGACCGGGTGCTGCACGGCTGGCTGGAAATCGACGATGGTCGGATCAGCAGCCTGGGACCGGGTGGGCCACCGGCCGGGGCAGCCCGCTCAGTTGATCTTGGCGGCCGGTACCTCGCTCCGGGACTGGTCGATGTGCACTGCCACGGCGCTGCCGGCTCCGTCGTCTACACCGGTTCGGCCGATGATCTGGAGCAGGTCGCCGGCGCACATCTGCAGCACGGCACGACGTCGATGCTCGCCTCGGTTGCGACGCTGCCCTCGGACGTGATGATCAGGGCCGCCGAGGTGATCGGTCACGCTGTGCGGCAGACCGCGGCAGCCAACCTCGCCGGGTTGCACCTGGAGGGTCCGTTCCTGTCCCAGGTGCGGCGTGGTGCGCAACTGGAAACGGCGCTGCTCGCTCCGGATCCGGCGCTGACCGGCCGGCTGCTGGACGCCGCGGGCGACATCCCGATCATGATGACGATCGCGCCCGAGCTGGACGGTGCGATCTCGCTGATCGAGGATTTCGCCGGCCGCTGCCGCTTTGCGATCGGACACACCGACGCCAGCTACAGGCAGGTGATCGCGGCGATCGATGCCGGTGCGCGGCACGTCACCCACCTGTTCAACGGAATGGCTCCGCTGGAACATCGCAACCCAGGACCGATCGCCGCGGCCCTGACCGACCGGCGGGTCAGCTACGAACTGATCGCCGATGGGCATCACATCCCTGACCCCGGTGCTGGCAATGGCGGCTGA